One stretch of Heliomicrobium undosum DNA includes these proteins:
- a CDS encoding L-lactate MFS transporter, with the protein MAGSPKSRWLVVVGALLIQLCLGAVYAWSLFNQPLIERYGWDREGVVLTFSITIATFAFATIWAGRLQDRIGPRWVATAGGLLLGIGVMLTSTADSLMELYLYYGLIGGFGIGTAYVCPLITCVKWFPEKRGLISGIVVGGFGAGGVIFKPVIMRLMAAYGVNETFFYLGLIYMAAVVAGAQWLRLPPKGYGEAAVGGEKQLEPHGEKPVSLPNDVTPGEMLRSRQFYLMWVLYLFGCVAGLMVISMAVNIGTGLAGLDLASASNAVIVIALFNAAGRVSWGALSDRMGRKQTLALMYLLTAGGMFYLGMAPVGAVGFFVVISLIGFCFGGFLALFPSKTADYFGTTHLGMNYGLVYQAYGLAALVGPVMGTDLPMRTAFLIAGGLSASAVAGTYFLRQPGVVAEPVRPRYARRPQR; encoded by the coding sequence ATGGCCGGATCCCCGAAAAGCCGGTGGCTGGTGGTGGTAGGGGCGTTGTTGATCCAACTGTGCCTGGGCGCCGTCTACGCCTGGAGCCTGTTCAATCAGCCGCTCATCGAGCGCTATGGCTGGGATCGGGAAGGCGTGGTGCTCACCTTTTCCATCACCATCGCCACCTTCGCCTTTGCCACCATCTGGGCGGGTCGATTGCAGGACCGCATCGGACCCCGGTGGGTGGCCACGGCCGGCGGCTTGTTGCTGGGCATTGGCGTCATGCTGACCAGCACGGCTGATTCTTTGATGGAACTCTACCTGTACTACGGGCTGATCGGCGGTTTCGGTATCGGGACGGCCTATGTCTGCCCGCTGATCACCTGTGTCAAATGGTTCCCGGAAAAACGGGGACTGATCAGCGGGATTGTCGTCGGGGGGTTCGGCGCGGGCGGCGTTATCTTTAAGCCTGTGATCATGCGCCTCATGGCCGCCTACGGGGTGAACGAAACCTTCTTTTACCTAGGGCTCATCTATATGGCCGCTGTTGTCGCCGGGGCGCAGTGGCTGCGGCTGCCGCCAAAGGGGTACGGGGAAGCGGCGGTTGGAGGCGAGAAACAGTTGGAGCCTCATGGAGAAAAGCCGGTGAGCTTGCCTAATGACGTGACACCAGGGGAGATGCTGCGATCCCGGCAGTTTTACCTGATGTGGGTGCTCTACCTCTTCGGCTGTGTGGCGGGGCTGATGGTGATCAGCATGGCCGTCAACATCGGCACGGGCCTGGCCGGGCTGGACCTGGCGTCGGCGAGCAACGCCGTCATCGTCATCGCCCTGTTCAACGCCGCCGGACGCGTCTCCTGGGGCGCTCTGTCCGACCGGATGGGCCGCAAACAGACGCTGGCGCTCATGTACCTGCTCACCGCCGGGGGCATGTTCTATCTCGGGATGGCGCCGGTGGGCGCTGTGGGCTTCTTTGTCGTCATTTCCTTGATCGGCTTTTGTTTCGGCGGTTTTTTGGCCCTCTTTCCCTCCAAAACGGCGGACTACTTCGGCACGACCCATCTGGGGATGAATTACGGCCTCGTCTACCAGGCATACGGGTTGGCGGCGCTGGTGGGTCCGGTCATGGGCACGGACTTGCCTATGCGAACGGCTTTTCTCATTGCCGGCGGCCTGTCCGCCTCGGCGGTGGCGGGGACCTATTTTTTGCGTCAGCCCGGCGTGGTGGCGGAGCCTGTGCGCCCGCGTTATGCGCGGCGGCCGCAGCGGTGA
- a CDS encoding YetF domain-containing protein has translation MEYLVLTARIITIMGLLLILTLLTGRRKIGELPVFDFLVVITVGSIVGADIAEPRVKHLPTVYAVILVLLIQTGFGYLSMKHRPFGRLVNFEPIVVIENGQFVKANLRKLRYTVDNVLMLLREQGVFDLREVEFAIIESTGRLSLLKKAQKQPLTPSDLQIDTGYKGLSIPLIVEGNIDDMALLRLDLSKDWLMSQLKTQGILSETEVFFAAVNSDGSLYISKGLEQLNPAHLFHH, from the coding sequence GTGGAGTATCTGGTTTTAACAGCGAGAATTATCACCATCATGGGCCTGTTGCTCATTCTCACCTTGCTGACAGGCCGGAGAAAGATCGGCGAACTGCCTGTCTTCGACTTTCTCGTCGTCATCACCGTGGGCTCCATTGTCGGCGCCGACATTGCCGAGCCCCGGGTGAAGCACCTGCCGACGGTGTACGCGGTGATCCTGGTCCTCCTCATCCAGACCGGATTCGGTTACCTGTCGATGAAACACCGCCCCTTCGGCCGCCTCGTCAACTTTGAGCCCATCGTAGTCATCGAAAACGGCCAGTTCGTCAAAGCCAACCTGCGCAAGTTGCGCTACACCGTCGACAACGTGCTCATGCTGCTGCGGGAGCAAGGCGTCTTCGACCTTAGAGAAGTCGAGTTTGCCATCATTGAATCGACCGGTCGGCTCAGCCTGCTGAAAAAGGCGCAAAAACAGCCCCTTACCCCGAGCGATCTGCAGATCGACACTGGCTACAAGGGGCTTTCCATTCCCCTCATTGTCGAAGGGAATATCGACGACATGGCCCTGCTCCGACTCGACCTCAGCAAGGATTGGCTGATGTCTCAACTGAAGACCCAGGGCATCCTTTCCGAAACAGAGGTCTTTTTTGCCGCCGTCAACAGCGACGGCAGTCTCTATATCTCAAAGGGCCTCGAACAACTCAACCCGGCCCACCTTTTCCATCATTAG
- a CDS encoding sigma 54-interacting transcriptional regulator, whose protein sequence is MATPLLNETKAIIRHEKGLHARVAAMIVQKSSELQMRHRVSLFLRHRDRKPVPATTLLQLVSLAVQPGEAVWVSARSTADMHSAGETRDEAPPADSSRADTPCAERPGNKASQAAIAVKELVRFLESDFALSDDQVQRQVDNLLQDSALTAGQVFASMADGLIVTDDHDVVTVFNPAAERIMGMRASDVVGRKAAAAIPGSRMHIVAGTGQPELGRRQMIGEAVILTNRTPIVVDGQVKGAVAVFEDISALEKVTHELREVKELKERLQLVLESVQDGICVVDREGCVTYVNPAYARIVNGRREDLIGQDLRDLSPRGARRQALETGKPVLDHVAQKAGDVTVIADAYPIIVDGEVTGVVSIVKTLTDVQTLAEKLNRMAARAEYLEQELRRTKKPGGAFARFIGQSGKVRDALAMAEKAAEGPATVLIRGESGTGKELVAEGIHESGPRSKGPFIRVNCAAIPETLLESELFGHEKGAFTGAIRRKLGKFELAHKGTLFLDEIGELDKAMQAKLLRVLQQKEISRIGGEETFKVDVKIIAATNQDLEKLVAEGRFREDLYYRLNVIPILLPPLRERKEDIPLLVEHFLQQAGREQGRALRGIRSDALEALMHYAWPGNVRELANLIERVVTLSDGPWITGSDLPTYLRERAAGENHEGKQHEGGPIEKRPVGGGHGKGERCVWLYNGGEDRSSGPARGITGHNCWENTSEEQGDAPLLTWEEYEQQIITLALRRHGSFNAAAKALGLTHKTVGAKARKYGIDKNEAGTGLGEKGAALGKSISE, encoded by the coding sequence TTGGCAACCCCCTTGCTCAACGAGACAAAAGCGATCATCCGTCACGAGAAAGGGCTCCATGCCCGCGTGGCGGCCATGATCGTGCAAAAGTCAAGCGAACTGCAGATGCGGCACCGGGTCTCCCTCTTTTTGCGCCACCGGGACCGCAAGCCGGTGCCGGCCACCACGCTGCTGCAACTGGTCTCTCTCGCTGTCCAGCCCGGTGAGGCGGTCTGGGTGTCGGCGAGGTCCACAGCAGACATGCATTCCGCCGGTGAGACGCGCGACGAAGCGCCTCCGGCAGATTCGTCGCGCGCAGATACACCTTGCGCCGAAAGGCCTGGCAACAAGGCGTCGCAGGCCGCCATCGCTGTCAAGGAACTGGTGCGCTTCCTCGAAAGCGACTTCGCCCTTTCTGACGATCAGGTCCAGCGCCAGGTAGACAACCTCCTCCAGGACAGCGCCCTGACAGCGGGGCAGGTCTTTGCCAGCATGGCCGACGGCCTGATCGTCACTGATGACCACGATGTGGTCACCGTCTTCAATCCGGCCGCCGAGCGGATCATGGGCATGCGGGCCAGTGATGTGGTTGGAAGGAAAGCGGCGGCGGCCATCCCTGGATCGAGGATGCACATCGTCGCCGGGACAGGGCAGCCGGAACTCGGGCGCCGGCAGATGATCGGCGAAGCGGTCATCCTCACCAACCGGACGCCCATCGTCGTCGACGGGCAGGTCAAAGGCGCCGTCGCCGTTTTTGAAGACATCTCGGCGCTGGAGAAGGTGACTCACGAACTGCGCGAAGTCAAGGAACTGAAAGAGCGGCTGCAACTGGTCCTCGAATCGGTGCAGGACGGCATCTGCGTCGTCGACCGGGAAGGTTGCGTCACCTATGTGAACCCCGCCTACGCCCGCATCGTCAACGGCCGCCGGGAGGACCTGATCGGCCAGGATTTGCGGGACCTTTCGCCGCGGGGGGCGCGGCGGCAGGCATTGGAGACGGGCAAGCCGGTATTGGACCATGTGGCGCAAAAGGCCGGCGATGTGACCGTCATCGCCGACGCCTACCCCATCATCGTCGATGGGGAGGTGACCGGGGTGGTCTCCATCGTCAAGACCCTCACCGATGTGCAGACACTGGCCGAGAAGCTGAACCGGATGGCTGCCCGCGCTGAGTATTTGGAACAGGAACTCCGGCGGACGAAAAAACCGGGCGGCGCTTTCGCACGCTTCATCGGCCAGAGCGGCAAGGTGCGCGACGCCTTGGCGATGGCGGAAAAGGCGGCGGAGGGGCCGGCGACGGTGCTCATCCGGGGCGAGAGCGGCACCGGCAAGGAACTGGTGGCCGAAGGCATCCATGAGTCGGGGCCGCGATCAAAGGGACCCTTTATCCGCGTCAACTGCGCCGCCATCCCCGAGACCCTGTTGGAGAGCGAACTCTTCGGCCATGAAAAGGGCGCCTTCACCGGCGCCATCAGACGCAAATTAGGCAAGTTCGAACTGGCCCACAAGGGCACCCTCTTTCTCGACGAGATCGGCGAGTTGGACAAGGCCATGCAGGCCAAGCTGCTCCGCGTGCTCCAGCAAAAAGAGATCAGCCGCATCGGCGGCGAGGAGACCTTCAAAGTCGACGTGAAGATCATCGCCGCCACCAATCAGGATCTCGAAAAGTTGGTGGCCGAAGGCCGTTTTCGGGAAGACCTCTACTACCGGTTGAACGTCATCCCCATCCTGTTGCCGCCGCTCCGTGAACGCAAGGAAGACATCCCTCTATTGGTGGAGCATTTCCTCCAGCAAGCCGGACGGGAGCAGGGCAGGGCGCTGCGCGGCATCCGCAGCGACGCACTGGAGGCGTTGATGCATTATGCCTGGCCAGGCAACGTGCGCGAACTGGCCAACCTGATCGAGCGGGTCGTCACCTTGAGCGACGGTCCCTGGATTACCGGCAGCGATCTGCCCACCTACCTCCGGGAGCGGGCGGCCGGGGAAAATCATGAAGGGAAGCAGCATGAAGGAGGGCCTATTGAAAAGCGGCCTGTTGGTGGGGGACACGGCAAAGGGGAACGCTGCGTGTGGCTATATAACGGAGGGGAAGACAGGAGTAGCGGGCCGGCCAGGGGAATCACCGGTCACAACTGCTGGGAGAATACATCGGAGGAACAAGGTGATGCGCCGCTGCTGACCTGGGAAGAGTACGAACAGCAGATCATCACCCTGGCCCTGCGCCGGCACGGCAGCTTTAACGCCGCCGCCAAAGCCTTGGGACTGACCCATAAAACCGTGGGGGCGAAAGCCCGCAAGTACGGCATCGACAAAAACGAAGCCGGTACAGGCCTTGGGGAAAAAGGAGCGGCGTTGGGAAAAAGTATCAGCGAATGA
- the dhaK gene encoding dihydroxyacetone kinase subunit DhaK — MKKVINQAEQVVEEMLQGVVLAHPQYVKRVEGFDVIVRANAPVAGKVALVSGGGSGHEPSHGGFVGRGMLDGAVAGAVFTSPTPDQVYEAVKAVDGGKGVLLVIKNYTGDVMNFDMAAEMAEADNIQVAKVVVNDDVAVENSTWTTGRRGIAGTVFVHKIAGAKAETGASLEEVKAVAEKVIANVRSMGMALSPCTVPAAGKPSFTLAEDEVEIGMGIHGEPGTHRESIRSADETAAHLLDKILADIDFTAGDEVAVLINGLGATPLMELYVVNRKVAEILGEKGIQIAKTYVGNYMTSLEMAGFSISLLKLDAELKELLLAPADTPAFVQF; from the coding sequence GTGAAGAAGGTCATCAATCAGGCGGAACAAGTCGTCGAAGAAATGCTGCAAGGCGTCGTCCTCGCCCATCCCCAGTATGTGAAACGGGTGGAAGGCTTCGACGTCATCGTCCGCGCCAATGCGCCCGTGGCCGGCAAGGTCGCCCTCGTCAGCGGCGGCGGCAGCGGTCATGAACCGTCCCACGGCGGGTTTGTCGGCCGGGGCATGCTGGACGGCGCGGTGGCCGGCGCCGTATTCACCTCGCCCACGCCGGATCAGGTCTATGAAGCCGTCAAAGCCGTCGACGGCGGCAAAGGCGTCCTGCTGGTGATCAAGAACTATACCGGCGACGTGATGAACTTCGATATGGCGGCGGAGATGGCTGAAGCCGACAACATTCAGGTGGCCAAGGTGGTCGTCAATGACGATGTGGCCGTAGAAAACAGCACCTGGACCACCGGCCGCCGCGGCATCGCCGGCACCGTCTTTGTCCATAAGATCGCCGGCGCTAAGGCCGAAACGGGCGCCAGCCTGGAAGAAGTCAAAGCCGTCGCCGAAAAGGTGATCGCCAATGTGCGCTCCATGGGCATGGCCCTTTCGCCCTGCACCGTGCCGGCCGCCGGCAAGCCGAGCTTCACCCTGGCCGAAGACGAAGTGGAGATCGGCATGGGCATCCATGGAGAACCGGGTACCCACCGCGAAAGCATCCGCAGCGCCGATGAAACGGCCGCCCACCTGCTCGACAAGATCCTGGCCGACATCGACTTCACCGCCGGTGACGAGGTGGCCGTCCTGATCAACGGCCTCGGCGCCACCCCGCTGATGGAACTCTACGTGGTCAACCGCAAGGTCGCAGAGATCCTCGGCGAAAAAGGGATACAGATCGCCAAGACCTACGTCGGCAACTACATGACCTCTCTTGAAATGGCCGGCTTTTCCATCTCCCTGCTGAAGCTCGACGCCGAGTTGAAGGAGCTGCTGCTGGCGCCGGCTGACACCCCCGCCTTCGTTCAATTCTAA
- the dhaL gene encoding dihydroxyacetone kinase subunit DhaL: MTLLNNPAIALIGAVADAIVQNKEFLTSLDAAIGDADHGINLSRGAEAVRAKAAASPNADIGALLKATGMTLISTVGGASGPLYGTAFLRAAAPAQGKTALDGETVKLMLAAAIQGIKDRGKATRGEKTMLDALEPAFEAFVQGLEAQKPLVECLEEATEAARQGVEFTKTIIATKGRASYLGERSKGHQDPGATSSTIMLAAITDFCRKAP; this comes from the coding sequence GTGACCCTGTTGAATAACCCAGCGATCGCATTGATCGGGGCGGTGGCTGACGCCATCGTCCAAAACAAAGAGTTCCTGACCTCTCTCGACGCAGCCATCGGCGACGCCGATCACGGCATCAACCTGTCCCGTGGCGCCGAAGCGGTGCGGGCGAAAGCGGCCGCCTCGCCGAACGCTGATATCGGCGCATTGCTGAAGGCGACCGGCATGACCCTCATCTCCACTGTCGGCGGCGCTTCCGGCCCCCTTTATGGCACCGCCTTCCTGCGCGCCGCCGCGCCGGCCCAGGGGAAAACGGCGTTAGACGGTGAGACGGTCAAACTGATGCTGGCCGCCGCCATCCAGGGGATCAAGGATCGGGGCAAGGCCACCAGGGGAGAAAAAACCATGCTTGACGCGCTGGAGCCGGCCTTTGAGGCCTTTGTCCAGGGCCTGGAGGCGCAAAAGCCCCTGGTTGAATGCCTGGAAGAGGCCACTGAGGCGGCCCGGCAGGGCGTCGAGTTCACGAAGACCATCATCGCCACCAAGGGCCGGGCGAGCTACCTCGGCGAACGCAGCAAGGGCCACCAGGATCCGGGGGCCACGTCTTCCACGATCATGCTGGCGGCCATCACTGATTTTTGCCGCAAGGCGCCATAA
- the dhaM gene encoding dihydroxyacetone kinase phosphoryl donor subunit DhaM, with protein sequence MVGIVIVSHSAKVAEGICDLARQMAKADQKILPAGGMADGSIGTDAFKVSEAIQAAWSDDGVLVLVDLGSALLSTDMAMEFLDEAIRERVRVADAPILEGAIGAVVEASVGSSLEQVLSTAEGAREMRKII encoded by the coding sequence ATGGTCGGCATCGTCATCGTCTCCCACAGCGCCAAAGTGGCCGAGGGCATCTGTGATCTGGCCAGGCAGATGGCCAAGGCGGATCAAAAAATCCTGCCTGCCGGCGGCATGGCCGACGGTTCCATCGGCACTGACGCCTTCAAAGTGAGTGAAGCCATCCAAGCCGCCTGGAGCGACGACGGGGTGCTTGTCCTCGTCGATCTGGGCAGCGCCCTCCTCAGCACCGATATGGCCATGGAATTTCTCGATGAGGCGATCCGCGAGCGGGTCCGCGTCGCCGACGCTCCCATCCTGGAAGGGGCCATCGGCGCCGTCGTCGAGGCGTCCGTAGGCAGTTCCCTGGAGCAGGTGCTCTCGACGGCGGAAGGCGCCAGGGAGATGCGCAAAATCATCTAG
- a CDS encoding HPr family phosphocarrier protein: MYPLTEIQLVLMNPTGLHARPASQFVQTAARFKSKVQIIAGSKRADGKSILNVMTMGLKKGADFTVSADGEDEAECLAALQALVEGNFGEG, encoded by the coding sequence GTGTATCCGTTGACAGAGATTCAACTGGTCTTAATGAATCCCACGGGCCTGCACGCGCGACCGGCTTCCCAGTTTGTGCAGACGGCAGCCCGTTTTAAGAGCAAAGTCCAAATCATCGCCGGCAGCAAGAGGGCCGACGGCAAAAGCATTTTGAACGTCATGACCATGGGACTGAAAAAGGGCGCCGATTTTACGGTGTCCGCTGACGGCGAGGACGAAGCCGAATGCCTGGCCGCCTTGCAGGCGCTGGTCGAGGGCAATTTCGGCGAAGGGTAG
- the ptsP gene encoding phosphoenolpyruvate--protein phosphotransferase, producing MTTFIGRGVVSGVALGRIKRPARDLTAYLERYRPGSVEEETSRLERALAGAKDQLQAILSGPSVDDTLSAIMGAHLMMLDDPGLVEYIMEKIREGDSAPRSVLAACEAYAAQFAALDDPYLRERAADIRDIGRRVAGLLLGVDGEGAGAQAVEARGVASNSGIVLCAPDIEPSVVAAYPPGQLQALLLGQGSTTSHAVIIAKARGIVTVVGLGEAVDEIPDGAEAIVDGDSGEVRLSPDEKERNAVLARIAAQAEQRRQDLADATLPAVTRDGVRVQLAANIGSPGEWENARALGAEGVGLFRSEFLFMGRDAFPSEEEQFAAYRQAAEGCGGHLCVIRTLDIGGDKPLAHLAIGHEDNPFLGWRAIRISLERTDLFRTQLKAILRAGCYGKVAVMLPMVISAGEIRQARAILTEATEELARERREFAADVPVGIMVETPAAAATASLLAPACDFFSIGTNDLVQYTLAVDRGNPKVAPLYSHFHPAVLRLIDATIQAARQQGIWVGMCGEMAGDPLAAPLLVGMGIDELSMSAPSIPQVKAVIRNLSICEAQEMREAALAMDDAAAVRAYLEKWRRSAAL from the coding sequence GTGACAACCTTTATTGGCAGAGGTGTGGTGTCCGGTGTTGCCTTGGGCCGGATCAAGCGACCGGCCAGGGACCTGACGGCTTATCTGGAGCGCTACCGCCCCGGCTCCGTGGAAGAAGAGACGTCCAGGCTGGAGCGGGCGCTCGCCGGCGCGAAGGATCAGTTGCAGGCGATCCTGTCCGGGCCGTCTGTCGATGACACCCTGTCCGCCATCATGGGAGCCCACTTGATGATGCTCGACGACCCTGGACTCGTGGAGTATATAATGGAAAAAATCCGGGAGGGCGATAGCGCTCCCCGGTCTGTCCTGGCTGCCTGCGAAGCCTATGCCGCCCAGTTTGCGGCCCTTGACGACCCTTACCTGCGCGAGCGGGCCGCCGACATCCGGGACATCGGACGGCGGGTGGCCGGACTGCTGCTGGGGGTGGACGGCGAGGGGGCGGGCGCGCAGGCGGTGGAGGCGCGGGGCGTGGCAAGTAACAGTGGGATTGTCTTATGCGCCCCTGACATCGAGCCCTCCGTCGTGGCCGCCTACCCGCCGGGACAACTGCAAGCCCTGCTTCTGGGCCAGGGGAGCACCACGTCTCACGCCGTGATCATTGCCAAAGCCAGGGGTATCGTGACCGTTGTCGGTCTTGGAGAGGCCGTGGACGAGATCCCCGACGGCGCTGAGGCCATCGTCGACGGTGATTCCGGTGAGGTGCGACTATCTCCCGATGAGAAGGAGCGCAACGCTGTCCTGGCGCGGATCGCAGCGCAGGCGGAACAGCGTCGACAGGACCTTGCCGACGCGACCCTGCCCGCCGTTACCCGCGATGGGGTGAGGGTCCAGTTGGCGGCCAATATCGGTTCACCTGGCGAATGGGAGAACGCGCGGGCGCTGGGGGCCGAAGGGGTGGGCCTGTTTCGCAGCGAGTTTTTGTTCATGGGACGGGACGCTTTCCCGAGTGAAGAGGAGCAGTTTGCCGCTTATCGCCAGGCGGCGGAAGGCTGCGGCGGCCACCTCTGTGTGATCCGCACCCTCGACATCGGCGGCGACAAACCTTTGGCCCATCTGGCCATCGGCCACGAAGACAACCCCTTTCTGGGTTGGCGGGCGATCCGCATCAGCCTGGAACGGACCGATCTGTTCCGCACCCAGTTGAAGGCCATTCTCCGGGCCGGTTGCTACGGCAAGGTGGCCGTCATGCTTCCCATGGTGATCAGCGCCGGAGAGATCCGCCAGGCCCGGGCCATCCTCACCGAAGCAACCGAGGAGTTGGCGCGGGAGAGGCGGGAATTCGCCGCTGATGTCCCCGTCGGCATCATGGTTGAGACGCCGGCGGCGGCCGCCACCGCATCGTTGCTGGCGCCGGCCTGCGACTTTTTCAGCATCGGCACGAACGACCTCGTCCAGTACACCCTGGCCGTCGACCGGGGCAACCCCAAAGTGGCCCCCTTGTACAGCCACTTTCATCCTGCTGTCCTCCGGCTCATCGACGCCACCATCCAGGCGGCGCGGCAGCAGGGGATCTGGGTGGGCATGTGCGGCGAGATGGCGGGCGATCCCTTGGCGGCTCCCCTCCTGGTCGGCATGGGCATCGACGAACTGAGCATGAGCGCCCCGTCGATCCCGCAGGTTAAGGCGGTCATCCGCAACCTTTCCATCTGCGAGGCGCAGGAGATGCGGGAAGCGGCGCTGGCTATGGATGACGCCGCGGCAGTCCGGGCTTACCTGGAGAAATGGCGCCGGTCTGCTGCTCTCTAA
- a CDS encoding Mrp/NBP35 family ATP-binding protein → MSAATRQACDEGRPIVTNDHSPSSKAYMAIAREIASACGQPAKGAAAHL, encoded by the coding sequence GTGTCGGCGGCCACCCGGCAGGCCTGTGACGAGGGCCGGCCCATCGTGACAAACGACCATAGTCCATCCAGCAAGGCCTATATGGCTATCGCCCGCGAGATCGCGAGCGCCTGCGGGCAACCGGCGAAAGGCGCGGCAGCGCATTTGTAA
- a CDS encoding PadR family transcriptional regulator produces the protein MGGGFGGGRSDSLAFPGVLLSLRQRPSHGYELMEKLEQLHFVSALPDPAVIYRYLRRLEEEGMVESRLEPGQGGPARKVYSLTAEGESYLQAWVSRICKQKNDLEAFLQAAEKTVEDESAHGAADSRSTSESAGGNAGDGQ, from the coding sequence ATGGGCGGAGGTTTCGGCGGCGGACGCTCCGATTCGCTGGCCTTTCCCGGCGTGCTGCTGAGCCTGCGGCAGCGGCCGTCGCACGGGTACGAACTGATGGAAAAACTGGAACAATTGCATTTTGTGTCCGCCCTGCCGGACCCGGCGGTGATCTACCGCTACCTGCGGCGGCTGGAAGAGGAAGGGATGGTCGAATCCCGGCTGGAACCTGGCCAGGGGGGGCCGGCGCGCAAGGTCTACTCCTTAACAGCCGAAGGCGAGAGCTACCTGCAAGCCTGGGTGAGCCGGATTTGCAAGCAAAAAAACGATCTGGAGGCTTTTCTCCAAGCCGCCGAAAAAACGGTGGAAGACGAATCCGCTCACGGGGCTGCCGATAGCCGATCAACCAGCGAATCTGCCGGCGGGAATGCTGGTGACGGCCAATGA
- a CDS encoding ATP-binding protein, which produces MKPIIAIASGKGGTGKTTVAVNLAAVSEEPVLLADCDVEEPNCHLFIHPEEKATHPFGVLTPAFNLEKCVGCGRCRDVCRFQALIMVKGKPMLFPENCHACGGCSRHCPARAITEVERPAGTIHQGDAGAIRLVYGLLDIGEAKSPPLIREVRRRLNDRTTAAERTVIIDAPPGTSCPVVSAIDGVDYLVLVTESTPFGLHDLQLAVEMARTMGLPFGVIINRAGLGDSRVREYCQREGIAVLMELPFDREVAQVYADGKLPARELPAMGEAFQGLWKRLREEVTP; this is translated from the coding sequence ATGAAACCGATCATCGCCATCGCATCAGGAAAAGGCGGTACCGGCAAGACGACGGTGGCCGTGAACCTGGCCGCCGTATCGGAGGAACCGGTCCTGCTGGCCGACTGTGACGTGGAAGAGCCCAACTGTCATCTCTTCATTCACCCGGAAGAAAAAGCGACCCATCCCTTCGGCGTGCTGACGCCGGCCTTCAACCTGGAAAAATGCGTCGGCTGCGGCCGTTGCCGAGACGTCTGTCGCTTTCAGGCGCTGATCATGGTCAAAGGCAAGCCGATGCTGTTTCCGGAAAACTGCCACGCCTGCGGGGGCTGCAGCCGCCACTGCCCGGCCCGGGCCATCACCGAGGTGGAGCGGCCTGCCGGAACGATTCACCAGGGAGACGCCGGAGCGATTCGCCTGGTCTACGGCCTCCTGGACATCGGCGAGGCCAAAAGCCCGCCCCTCATCCGCGAAGTGCGCCGCCGCCTGAACGACCGGACGACGGCTGCGGAGCGCACGGTGATCATCGATGCGCCGCCCGGCACGTCCTGCCCGGTCGTCAGCGCCATCGACGGCGTCGATTACCTCGTCCTCGTCACAGAGTCGACGCCCTTCGGGCTCCACGACCTGCAGTTGGCCGTCGAGATGGCCCGGACGATGGGCCTTCCCTTCGGCGTGATCATCAACCGCGCCGGTCTTGGCGACAGCCGGGTCCGCGAGTACTGCCAGCGGGAAGGGATCGCCGTGCTGATGGAACTGCCCTTTGACCGTGAGGTGGCCCAGGTGTACGCTGACGGGAAACTGCCGGCGCGGGAACTGCCGGCCATGGGCGAGGCCTTTCAAGGGCTTTGGAAGCGGCTGCGTGAGGAGGTGACGCCATGA